A genomic window from Anthocerotibacter panamensis C109 includes:
- the thiC gene encoding phosphomethylpyrimidine synthase ThiC — MRSAWVARRAGQANVSQMHYARQGLITEEMAYVARRENLPAELIRSEIARGRMILPANINHPNLEPMAIGVASACKVNANIGASPNSSNLEEEVAKLKLAVKYGADTVMDLSTGGGDLDAIRAAIIQASPVPIGTVPIYQAMEMVHGNMDLLTPEVFLEVIEKQAKQGVDYMTIHAGILIEHLPLVKNRLTGIVSRGGGILARWMLHHHQQNPLYTHYHDIIEIFKKYDVSFSLGDSLRPGCQHDASDAAQFAELKTLGQLTRRAWEHDVQVMVEGPGHVPMHQIEMNVKKQMEECSEAPFYVLGPLVTDIAPGYDHITSAIGAALAGWHGTAMLCYVTPKEHLGLPNAEDVRTGLIAYKIAAHAADIARGRPGARDRDDALSQARFNFDWNQQFALSLDPERAREYHDETLPADIYKTAEFCSMCGPKFCPMQTKVDAEQLTALEKFLSSQKALVPQQE; from the coding sequence ATGCGTTCGGCTTGGGTAGCCCGTCGTGCGGGTCAGGCGAATGTTTCGCAGATGCACTATGCCCGTCAGGGGCTGATTACCGAGGAGATGGCCTACGTCGCGCGCCGGGAAAATCTTCCCGCTGAGCTCATCCGCTCCGAAATCGCGCGCGGACGGATGATCCTCCCCGCCAACATCAACCACCCCAATTTAGAGCCGATGGCGATTGGGGTGGCGAGTGCGTGCAAGGTCAACGCCAATATCGGAGCCTCACCCAACAGCTCCAACCTGGAGGAGGAAGTCGCCAAGCTCAAATTGGCGGTGAAGTACGGGGCAGACACTGTGATGGACCTCTCCACGGGAGGAGGCGACCTCGACGCCATCCGCGCTGCGATTATCCAAGCCTCCCCGGTGCCCATCGGGACAGTCCCCATCTATCAGGCGATGGAGATGGTCCACGGCAATATGGATCTGCTCACCCCCGAAGTCTTTTTAGAAGTGATCGAGAAGCAAGCGAAGCAGGGCGTGGACTACATGACCATCCACGCGGGCATCCTCATCGAACATCTCCCCCTGGTCAAAAATCGCCTGACCGGTATCGTCTCAAGGGGAGGTGGCATCCTGGCCCGCTGGATGCTCCACCACCACCAACAAAATCCCCTCTACACCCACTACCACGACATCATCGAAATCTTTAAAAAGTACGATGTCTCCTTTAGTCTGGGTGACAGCCTGCGCCCCGGCTGCCAACACGACGCCTCGGATGCCGCTCAGTTCGCAGAACTCAAGACCCTCGGTCAACTGACTCGCCGCGCCTGGGAGCACGACGTTCAGGTGATGGTCGAAGGCCCCGGTCATGTGCCCATGCATCAGATCGAGATGAACGTCAAAAAGCAGATGGAGGAGTGCTCAGAAGCGCCCTTCTATGTGCTCGGTCCCCTGGTGACGGATATTGCCCCTGGTTATGACCATATCACCTCTGCTATCGGGGCTGCCCTGGCTGGGTGGCATGGGACCGCCATGCTCTGCTACGTCACCCCCAAAGAGCATCTGGGTCTGCCCAACGCCGAGGATGTGCGCACGGGCCTCATTGCCTACAAAATCGCCGCCCACGCCGCCGACATTGCCCGCGGGCGTCCGGGGGCGAGAGACCGTGACGATGCACTCTCTCAAGCACGCTTCAACTTCGACTGGAACCAGCAGTTTGCCCTATCGTTGGACCCGGAGCGGGCACGGGAATACCACGATGAGACCCTCCCGGCAGACATCTACAAAACTGCTGAATTCTGCTCGATGTGTGGGCCGAAATTCTGTCCGATGCAGACCAAGGTAGATGCTGAACAGTTGACAGCGTTGGAGAAGTTCCTCAGTAGCCAGAAAGCGCTGGTACCGCAGCAAGAGTAG
- a CDS encoding ferritin-like domain-containing protein, producing MTTAARLSFNRFFSATERHRWNFERDIDWKGIRTDLLTPEELKTVRYAALVEGFTPTYAADLTDLFCGDAEMAAFLSIQYFEEYKHFHALRRYLELVAEPITDQEILARRSVRTKYTDKLVPILKFGVSEIYTAIFYRNLSQTTQEPVLKRLTHFIAQDEYRHLSFYLSYLEYLVRTEHIPAERITEVLQHYQHQGLEAIEDWVEFWQDTGRRYTRFEPYLVLQRHLSRIIGKSIQPHILAEVTSSRTLAHTFL from the coding sequence ATGACCACTGCTGCCCGTTTATCTTTTAACCGCTTCTTCTCAGCGACCGAGCGGCATCGTTGGAATTTTGAGCGCGATATTGATTGGAAAGGGATTCGCACAGACCTCCTCACGCCCGAGGAGCTAAAGACCGTCCGCTATGCCGCTCTCGTGGAGGGTTTTACGCCCACATACGCAGCAGACCTGACCGATTTATTCTGTGGTGATGCTGAGATGGCGGCCTTTCTTTCCATTCAGTACTTCGAGGAATACAAACATTTCCACGCCCTGCGCCGCTATCTAGAACTCGTCGCAGAGCCCATCACCGACCAGGAAATCCTTGCTCGCCGCAGCGTCCGCACCAAATACACCGACAAGTTGGTGCCAATTTTAAAATTTGGAGTCTCCGAAATCTACACAGCCATTTTTTACCGCAATCTCTCGCAGACCACGCAGGAGCCCGTGCTCAAGCGCCTTACGCACTTTATTGCTCAAGATGAGTACCGTCACTTGAGTTTTTACCTGTCCTATCTAGAGTATTTGGTGCGCACAGAGCACATCCCGGCAGAGCGGATCACCGAAGTCCTCCAGCACTATCAGCATCAGGGTCTAGAGGCCATTGAGGACTGGGTGGAATTCTGGCAAGACACAGGGCGTCGCTACACGCGCTTCGAGCCCTACCTCGTCCTCCAACGCCACCTCAGCCGTATCATCGGCAAGAGCATCCAACCCCACATCCTCGCCGAAGTCACCTCTAGCCGCACCTTAGCGCATACCTTCTTATAG
- a CDS encoding AMP-binding protein has protein sequence MAHVLERLVQRAVAEPTAPCVRILPVTGAEVTLTCLQLLDCARSGWAVLAARGVRAGDRLLISLPTGVPLLTGLLGAFWGGAVPALVAPCTGRGGVAFEQEWRARVHLLQPQALLCDFEGPDPGIPLIRVQDIRSRPATLSAGAWDWDRLAYIQFSSGATGAPKGVALTWRAIHANLEAMGAGLPMTAEDRAFSWLPLYHDMGLFGSFLLSLYCRAPLTLMDPARFARNPLRWFERMAEERSTITATPPSALCSALTLLRRSKVPLDLASVTQFIVGSEHIPPRLVQEFYEVLVTHHAVTPTALRPVYGLAEATLAVTIPPCYRPPLRDTIHGPTLAEQGYARPHHEEASQSWVAVGQPLAQIHVRIVATDGSDCPERRVGTVWVQSPALAQGSIDAGNFLPRVGAWLDTGDLGYRVGDELFIVGRSKDLILKKGRNYAPERLEDLALLQTGVRRVCAFGVYEETIATERVILLVEVQRLGGPSERDRLRLTLRSQLGAAGYEVDEVHFLPKGSLPLTTSGKLRRHHARALFLAGELS, from the coding sequence ATGGCTCATGTGTTGGAGCGGCTGGTACAACGGGCTGTCGCTGAGCCGACTGCGCCCTGTGTGCGTATCTTGCCTGTCACGGGAGCAGAAGTCACTTTGACGTGCCTCCAACTTTTGGACTGTGCCCGCAGCGGCTGGGCGGTATTGGCGGCGCGCGGGGTGCGGGCGGGGGACCGGCTTTTGATTTCCCTGCCCACAGGAGTGCCCTTGCTGACAGGGCTTTTGGGAGCTTTTTGGGGCGGTGCGGTGCCTGCTCTGGTCGCTCCTTGTACAGGTCGGGGTGGAGTGGCTTTTGAGCAGGAATGGCGGGCGCGGGTCCACCTGCTTCAGCCGCAGGCTCTGCTCTGTGATTTTGAGGGGCCTGATCCTGGAATCCCGCTGATCCGGGTACAGGACATACGCTCTAGACCGGCTACGCTGTCTGCGGGTGCGTGGGACTGGGACCGGCTGGCCTATATTCAATTTAGTTCTGGCGCGACGGGGGCACCCAAGGGCGTCGCTCTCACCTGGCGGGCGATCCACGCCAATCTGGAAGCCATGGGAGCAGGACTGCCGATGACTGCTGAGGACCGGGCATTTTCCTGGTTGCCCCTCTATCACGACATGGGGCTTTTTGGCAGTTTCCTGCTGTCGTTGTACTGTAGGGCTCCCCTGACCTTGATGGACCCGGCTCGCTTCGCGCGCAACCCCCTGCGCTGGTTTGAAAGGATGGCTGAGGAGCGCTCCACGATCACCGCGACGCCTCCTTCGGCGCTATGTTCAGCCCTCACATTGCTGCGGCGCTCCAAAGTGCCCCTGGACCTCGCTTCGGTGACGCAATTTATCGTCGGATCAGAGCACATCCCCCCGCGTCTGGTCCAGGAATTTTATGAGGTCTTGGTGACCCACCACGCAGTCACACCCACAGCCTTGAGGCCGGTCTACGGGCTGGCAGAGGCGACTTTAGCGGTGACCATCCCTCCTTGCTACCGTCCGCCGCTACGCGATACGATTCATGGCCCGACTCTGGCTGAGCAGGGCTACGCCCGCCCCCACCACGAGGAGGCGAGCCAAAGCTGGGTTGCCGTGGGGCAGCCTCTGGCCCAAATTCATGTGCGGATAGTCGCCACCGATGGCTCAGATTGCCCAGAACGTCGGGTGGGTACGGTCTGGGTCCAATCTCCGGCTCTGGCACAAGGAAGCATAGACGCCGGGAACTTCCTGCCCCGAGTGGGTGCTTGGCTAGATACTGGAGATTTGGGCTATCGGGTGGGCGACGAACTTTTTATCGTAGGCCGCAGTAAAGACCTCATCCTCAAAAAGGGCCGCAACTACGCCCCGGAGCGGCTGGAAGACCTGGCTTTGCTCCAGACAGGGGTGCGCCGCGTCTGCGCCTTCGGGGTCTATGAAGAAACGATTGCGACCGAGCGGGTAATCCTATTGGTCGAAGTCCAACGGCTTGGAGGTCCAAGCGAGCGGGACCGCCTGCGCCTCACCCTGCGTTCTCAGTTGGGAGCGGCTGGATATGAAGTTGATGAAGTACACTTTCTGCCCAAGGGCAGCCTCCCTCTAACCACGAGCGGGAAACTCCGTAGACATCACGCCCGAGCTTTATTTCTTGCAGGAGAATTGAGTTAG
- a CDS encoding acyl carrier protein, protein MEKLQLILRDLLKLEHPSLVTEEASLVEDLAISSLAMIDFVVSLEEHFPVLLPSAFDPTQIHTVGDMADLILALVQQKRF, encoded by the coding sequence ATGGAGAAGTTGCAGTTGATCCTCCGCGATTTGTTGAAGCTGGAGCATCCGTCGCTGGTGACGGAAGAGGCTTCTCTGGTCGAGGATTTGGCGATAAGCTCTCTGGCGATGATCGATTTTGTGGTCTCGCTGGAAGAGCATTTCCCGGTCCTGCTTCCGTCTGCTTTTGACCCGACACAGATCCATACGGTCGGGGACATGGCTGACCTGATTCTGGCCCTAGTGCAGCAAAAACGGTTTTGA
- the fusA gene encoding elongation factor G, translating into MARKVPLERVRNIGIAAHIDAGKTTTTERILFYSGIVHKIGEVHDGNAVTDWMAQERERGITITAAAISTKWAKRDPENLSQALAGAPEYTINIIDTPGHVDFTIEVERSMRVLDGVVAVFCSVGGVQPQSETVWRQANRYNVPRIAFVNKMDRSGANFYRVYDQIKTRLRANPVPIQLPIGAEEHFKGVVDLVTMQGRIYADDIGKIINIVPIPEDMAEVAAEYREKLIDAVAESDDDLLEKYLGGEELTEEEIMLGLRKGTISGKIMPMICGSAFKNKGVQMLLDAVVDYLPAPNDIAGIKGTLLSGEEIERHADDSEPMSALAFKLMADKFGDLTFVRVYSGVLAKGTYVLNSTKGKKERISRLVILKADDRQEVDELRAGDLGAVLGLKDTFTGDTLCDENSPVVLETLFVPEPVISVAIEPKTKVDIDKLSKALNSLSKEDPTFRVFIDPETNQTIISGMGELHLEILVDRMLREFNVEATVGNPQVAYRETIRKPVQVEGKFIRQSGGKGQYGHVVLTIEPQEAGSGFVFVNKTVGGSVPKEYIPAVEQGVKEATEGGVIAGYPVIDLKVTIIDGSFHEVDSNEMAFKIAGSMALKDGVHKAQPVILEPMMKVEVEVPEDFIGDVIGDLNSRRGQIESMNSDAGLSKVATKVPLSGMFGYATDIRSKTQGRGQFTMEFSHYEEVPRNIAEQIIAKNKAH; encoded by the coding sequence GTGGCTCGCAAAGTTCCGTTGGAGCGCGTCCGTAATATTGGGATCGCAGCACATATTGATGCTGGAAAAACGACGACCACGGAGCGCATCCTGTTCTATTCCGGGATTGTCCATAAAATTGGTGAAGTCCACGACGGCAACGCGGTGACCGACTGGATGGCCCAAGAGCGTGAGCGCGGAATCACGATCACTGCAGCCGCTATCAGCACCAAGTGGGCCAAGCGCGACCCCGAGAACTTGTCTCAGGCTCTAGCCGGTGCCCCCGAATATACGATCAACATTATTGACACTCCAGGGCACGTGGATTTCACTATCGAAGTGGAGCGCTCGATGCGCGTCCTGGATGGGGTTGTGGCCGTTTTTTGCTCCGTGGGCGGGGTGCAGCCTCAGTCCGAGACAGTTTGGCGGCAGGCTAACCGCTATAATGTCCCGCGCATTGCCTTTGTCAACAAGATGGACCGCTCGGGGGCCAACTTTTATCGCGTCTATGACCAGATTAAGACCCGTCTGCGGGCCAATCCCGTACCTATTCAACTACCCATTGGGGCCGAAGAGCACTTCAAGGGCGTCGTAGACTTGGTGACGATGCAGGGGCGGATTTATGCGGATGATATCGGCAAAATCATCAATATCGTCCCCATCCCCGAGGATATGGCGGAAGTGGCGGCGGAATATCGCGAAAAGCTGATCGATGCTGTGGCGGAGAGTGACGACGACCTCCTAGAGAAATACCTGGGCGGCGAAGAGTTGACCGAGGAAGAAATCATGCTGGGTCTGCGCAAAGGCACGATCTCCGGCAAGATTATGCCCATGATCTGCGGCTCCGCCTTTAAGAATAAGGGCGTGCAGATGCTCCTGGATGCCGTGGTGGACTACTTGCCCGCTCCGAATGACATTGCAGGGATCAAGGGTACCTTACTCTCCGGCGAAGAAATCGAGCGGCACGCCGATGACAGCGAGCCCATGTCAGCCCTAGCCTTCAAGCTGATGGCGGACAAGTTTGGGGACTTGACTTTTGTCCGCGTCTACTCGGGCGTCCTTGCCAAAGGTACCTATGTGCTCAACTCGACTAAGGGGAAAAAAGAGCGCATCTCGCGCCTTGTCATTCTCAAAGCCGATGACCGGCAAGAGGTAGATGAATTGCGAGCTGGGGATCTGGGAGCCGTATTGGGTCTCAAGGACACGTTTACGGGCGATACCCTCTGCGATGAGAACAGCCCGGTCGTCCTAGAGACGCTCTTCGTCCCCGAGCCGGTGATCTCGGTGGCGATTGAGCCCAAGACTAAAGTCGATATCGACAAGCTCTCCAAAGCGCTCAACTCCCTCTCCAAAGAAGACCCGACCTTCCGCGTCTTTATCGACCCGGAGACGAACCAGACGATCATCTCGGGGATGGGCGAGTTGCACCTAGAGATCCTGGTGGACCGCATGTTGCGTGAATTCAACGTCGAGGCGACCGTGGGCAATCCCCAAGTCGCCTACCGTGAGACCATCCGTAAGCCCGTCCAGGTCGAAGGCAAGTTCATCCGCCAATCTGGGGGCAAGGGCCAGTACGGTCACGTAGTCCTGACGATTGAGCCCCAGGAAGCAGGTTCAGGCTTTGTCTTCGTCAACAAGACGGTCGGGGGTTCTGTACCCAAAGAATACATCCCGGCGGTCGAGCAGGGCGTCAAAGAAGCCACCGAGGGCGGGGTCATCGCCGGATACCCGGTCATCGACCTGAAGGTGACGATCATCGATGGTTCCTTCCACGAAGTGGACTCCAACGAAATGGCCTTCAAAATCGCCGGTTCCATGGCGCTCAAGGATGGGGTCCATAAGGCCCAGCCTGTGATCTTAGAGCCGATGATGAAGGTCGAGGTCGAAGTGCCCGAGGACTTTATCGGAGACGTAATTGGCGACCTCAACTCCCGCCGCGGCCAGATCGAGAGCATGAATTCCGACGCAGGGCTCTCCAAGGTCGCAACCAAAGTCCCGCTGTCTGGGATGTTCGGCTACGCCACGGACATCCGCTCCAAGACTCAGGGGCGCGGTCAGTTCACGATGGAGTTCAGCCACTACGAGGAAGTTCCCCGTAACATCGCCGAACAGATCATCGCCAAGAACAAAGCACACTAA
- the fabG gene encoding 3-oxoacyl-[acyl-carrier-protein] reductase, which translates to MLLADKVALVTGSSRGIGRAIALELAHHGAKVVINYSHSAQKAEEVVAQIQAEGKGDALALQADVADPAQVEKLFTQTIAQWGRLDVLVNNAGITRDGLTIRMKDDDWRSVLDLNLSGVFWCCRQASKIMLKQRAGRIVNISSVSGVMGNAGQINYSAAKAGVLGLTKSLARELAPRGITVNAVTPGFIATEMTHDLKLEPILAMVPLGRLGAPEEVAGLVRFLVADPAAAFITGQVLGIDGGLIM; encoded by the coding sequence ATGTTATTGGCCGATAAAGTTGCACTTGTCACCGGTAGTTCGCGGGGCATTGGACGGGCTATTGCCCTGGAACTAGCCCACCACGGGGCAAAAGTCGTCATCAACTACAGCCACTCCGCGCAAAAAGCCGAGGAAGTTGTCGCACAGATCCAAGCCGAGGGCAAGGGGGATGCGCTCGCACTTCAGGCAGATGTGGCTGACCCGGCGCAAGTGGAGAAGCTGTTTACCCAGACCATCGCCCAATGGGGACGGTTGGACGTCCTAGTCAACAACGCAGGCATCACCCGCGACGGACTCACCATCCGCATGAAAGACGACGATTGGCGCTCGGTCCTCGACCTCAACCTGAGCGGGGTGTTTTGGTGTTGTCGTCAGGCGAGCAAGATCATGCTCAAACAGCGTGCAGGACGGATTGTGAATATCTCCTCAGTCAGCGGCGTGATGGGCAATGCCGGACAGATCAACTACAGCGCTGCTAAAGCAGGAGTCCTTGGCCTCACCAAATCCCTTGCCCGCGAACTCGCCCCCCGCGGAATTACCGTCAATGCCGTGACTCCGGGCTTCATTGCGACGGAGATGACCCACGACCTCAAACTGGAGCCCATTCTGGCGATGGTTCCCCTGGGTCGCTTAGGAGCACCGGAGGAAGTGGCGGGTCTAGTCCGCTTTTTGGTAGCGGACCCAGCGGCAGCCTTTATCACAGGGCAAGTGTTGGGGATCGATGGTGGGTTGATTATGTAA
- a CDS encoding GNAT family N-acetyltransferase: MGTSYRFEWNNHFPSISPSQWENLITPETSPFLEWTWLAALEKAECAVPREGWRPQHLLVWREKQLVGAAPLYLKSHSYGEFVFDQSWADLANRLGVHYYPKLLAMVPFTPATGYRFLLDPQEDPEQLLDAMLETIDQWCHKQKIALWNVLYPAPDFQRHLEARGFLPRMGHNYQWQNEGYRDFDSFMERFKSSQRRNIRKERKALAQNGIDFNVYTGSSIPPGMYSFMYELYADTCAKFMNWSKYLNRNFFRMIEEGFAQHTVFISAEYEGQSLGMSFCVRKGDTMFGRYWGCTQEVKFLHFSACYYEPVEYAIGQGVQRFDPGAGGTFKMRRGFPATPTYSLHRIYHPVLRPILEDHLPKANAYHQTEIEELNTRAPLKDNEEESGAGGEQG, translated from the coding sequence ATGGGAACGTCCTACCGCTTCGAGTGGAATAACCACTTCCCCAGTATCTCCCCGTCGCAGTGGGAGAACCTAATCACCCCTGAGACCTCCCCCTTCCTGGAATGGACTTGGCTCGCGGCTTTGGAGAAAGCGGAGTGCGCGGTGCCTCGGGAAGGTTGGCGACCGCAGCATCTGTTGGTTTGGCGGGAGAAACAATTGGTGGGAGCAGCCCCGCTCTATCTCAAGAGCCATAGTTATGGCGAGTTTGTCTTTGACCAATCCTGGGCTGATTTGGCTAACCGCCTCGGGGTGCACTACTATCCCAAACTCCTCGCTATGGTCCCCTTCACCCCCGCTACCGGCTACCGCTTTTTGTTGGACCCGCAGGAAGACCCCGAGCAGCTTTTGGATGCCATGCTCGAAACCATTGACCAATGGTGCCACAAGCAAAAAATCGCGCTCTGGAATGTTCTCTACCCCGCTCCTGATTTTCAGAGGCACTTAGAGGCGCGGGGCTTCCTCCCACGTATGGGGCACAACTATCAGTGGCAGAATGAGGGCTACCGGGACTTCGATAGTTTTATGGAGCGCTTCAAAAGCTCGCAGCGGCGCAATATCCGCAAAGAGCGCAAAGCCCTCGCCCAAAATGGCATTGACTTCAACGTCTACACCGGGAGTAGCATTCCACCCGGAATGTACAGCTTTATGTACGAGCTTTATGCAGATACCTGTGCCAAGTTCATGAACTGGAGCAAATACCTGAACCGCAACTTCTTTCGGATGATTGAGGAGGGGTTTGCACAGCACACAGTCTTCATTAGTGCCGAGTACGAAGGCCAGAGTTTGGGGATGTCCTTCTGCGTGCGCAAGGGTGATACCATGTTTGGGCGCTATTGGGGGTGTACCCAGGAAGTCAAGTTCCTGCACTTCAGCGCCTGCTACTACGAGCCGGTGGAATATGCCATCGGGCAGGGAGTGCAACGCTTTGATCCAGGAGCCGGGGGGACCTTCAAAATGCGCCGGGGCTTCCCCGCCACCCCTACCTACAGCCTGCACCGCATCTACCATCCGGTGCTCCGACCCATCCTAGAAGACCATCTGCCCAAGGCTAATGCCTACCACCAGACGGAAATCGAGGAACTCAACACTCGGGCTCCCCTCAAGGACAACGAGGAAGAATCTGGAGCAGGCGGTGAACAGGGCTGA
- a CDS encoding diflavin flavoprotein yields the protein MTLLTTQPGQQSIQVAGIAPNALALRAQDWSQTKFDLEYSRGHGTTYNSYLILGEKNVLIDLPADPQPEEETASPHQQQYLQELITVLQRQLGMVPNLQNPSQQLDYIVLTHVEPDYLTSLQLLLSHYPQARIVCSKMGAKFLGDLCDTPLPIDIVEGGDTMELGGGETVLHFIMAPNARWLDHMFVYQPIRKILYSGKIVSTHYCSYSIFDDDLDLIHDDIAHYYDCALAPHARQILSALKRIEPLEIKIYAPSHGPLFRYHRREVLNAYHRWSEKQLELSEQVVLIYASAYGSTTALAQAIARGLTKSGVAVEMLDVEQVDPTAVQKAIEQAAGFIIGSPTISGHAPTPIQTALGVILATAQKTQLCGVFGSFGWSGEAIDLIEGKLRDAGFSFGFPTIRVKFKPTEATLQQGEEAGTDFAQAIRKARQPRRTRSRATRTEQALGRLVGGIYVVTARRGAVQGAMVASWVSQATFSPPGLTVAVAKDRAIESLLRRGDTFVLNVLEEGKQLPLMRHFLQPFAPGEDRFAGVGIRDAENGAPILTDAMAYLECRVESRMDCNDHWLVYCLCETGKVLQPAGKTAVHHRKSGTFY from the coding sequence ATGACACTGCTCACCACGCAGCCCGGACAACAAAGCATCCAGGTAGCAGGCATCGCCCCCAACGCCCTCGCCCTCAGAGCGCAAGACTGGAGCCAGACGAAGTTTGACCTTGAATATAGTCGAGGTCACGGCACCACCTACAATTCCTACTTGATCTTAGGCGAGAAAAACGTCCTCATTGACCTACCCGCCGACCCCCAGCCCGAAGAAGAAACGGCATCCCCCCATCAACAGCAATACCTCCAGGAACTGATCACCGTCCTCCAGCGCCAGTTGGGCATGGTCCCCAACCTCCAGAACCCCTCCCAACAGCTAGACTATATCGTCCTCACCCACGTCGAACCCGACTATCTCACGAGCCTCCAACTCCTGCTCAGCCACTATCCCCAGGCGCGGATCGTCTGCTCTAAAATGGGTGCCAAATTTTTGGGGGATCTCTGTGATACCCCGCTTCCCATCGACATCGTAGAGGGCGGCGACACGATGGAACTCGGCGGGGGCGAGACTGTGCTGCACTTTATCATGGCCCCCAATGCCCGTTGGCTTGACCATATGTTCGTCTACCAGCCGATCCGCAAGATTCTCTATAGCGGGAAAATCGTCAGCACCCACTACTGTAGCTACAGCATCTTTGATGATGATCTGGACCTCATTCACGACGACATCGCACACTACTACGACTGTGCCCTCGCCCCCCACGCCCGCCAAATCCTGAGCGCCCTCAAGCGTATCGAGCCTCTGGAAATCAAAATCTATGCCCCCAGCCACGGACCACTCTTTCGCTACCACCGCCGTGAAGTTCTCAATGCTTACCACCGTTGGTCCGAAAAACAACTGGAGCTGAGCGAACAAGTCGTCCTCATCTATGCCAGCGCTTACGGAAGTACGACAGCCCTTGCTCAGGCTATCGCGCGCGGGCTGACCAAGAGCGGCGTCGCAGTCGAAATGCTGGATGTAGAACAGGTGGACCCGACTGCCGTACAAAAAGCCATCGAGCAGGCAGCAGGATTTATCATCGGCTCCCCCACGATCTCCGGTCATGCCCCGACCCCGATCCAGACTGCCCTCGGCGTCATCCTCGCCACCGCCCAAAAAACACAACTGTGCGGGGTATTCGGCTCCTTTGGCTGGAGCGGAGAAGCCATCGACCTGATTGAAGGGAAACTGCGCGATGCCGGGTTTAGTTTTGGCTTCCCGACCATCCGCGTCAAATTCAAGCCCACCGAAGCCACGCTGCAACAAGGAGAAGAGGCGGGTACCGACTTCGCCCAAGCCATCCGTAAAGCCCGCCAACCCCGCCGTACCCGTTCGCGCGCCACCCGTACCGAACAAGCCCTCGGGCGTCTGGTCGGGGGGATCTATGTGGTGACTGCCCGCCGGGGAGCAGTGCAAGGAGCGATGGTCGCTTCCTGGGTCTCCCAAGCCACTTTTTCACCACCGGGCTTGACCGTAGCGGTCGCCAAAGACCGGGCTATAGAGTCACTCCTGCGCCGGGGGGATACGTTTGTGCTCAATGTCCTGGAAGAAGGCAAACAACTCCCTCTGATGCGCCACTTCCTCCAGCCCTTCGCCCCTGGAGAAGACCGTTTTGCCGGAGTCGGAATCCGTGACGCTGAGAATGGGGCTCCCATTCTTACGGACGCGATGGCTTATCTTGAGTGTCGGGTCGAGAGCCGGATGGACTGCAATGACCATTGGCTGGTCTACTGTCTCTGTGAAACTGGAAAAGTTCTCCAACCCGCCGGTAAAACAGCCGTTCACCACCGCAAATCCGGTACCTTTTATTAG
- a CDS encoding type IV pilin protein: protein MSRISHMGKRSNVGFTLIELLVVVVIIGILAAVALPNLIGQTDKARTTEATATLSGINTGQEAYFFENKSYTTISDITNLPNTFNAQTATSRSLPNGLTIAAGTTVTDGSFQQVLGVRTDEPGLTSRWAFATVAATSGGAPSWSAGADGLTNANTANLAAYMVKGINGAFIDSDSTAN, encoded by the coding sequence ATGTCTCGGATTTCGCACATGGGTAAGCGCTCCAATGTGGGCTTTACTCTCATTGAATTGTTGGTCGTCGTGGTCATCATCGGTATCCTCGCGGCAGTCGCTCTGCCTAACCTGATCGGTCAAACGGACAAAGCTCGCACCACAGAAGCAACGGCTACCCTGTCTGGTATCAACACCGGACAAGAAGCCTACTTCTTTGAGAATAAGAGCTACACAACGATTTCTGACATTACTAATCTTCCCAACACATTCAATGCACAGACCGCTACAAGCAGGTCCTTACCCAACGGTCTGACAATAGCAGCAGGGACCACGGTAACCGATGGCTCGTTCCAACAGGTCTTGGGTGTCCGAACGGATGAGCCCGGTCTAACCAGCCGCTGGGCTTTCGCTACAGTAGCAGCCACTAGTGGGGGAGCACCAAGTTGGTCAGCAGGAGCTGATGGTTTAACGAATGCTAACACGGCGAACTTGGCTGCTTACATGGTGAAGGGCATCAACGGTGCCTTCATAGACTCTGACAGCACGGCGAACTAG